Sequence from the Cucumis sativus cultivar 9930 chromosome 1, Cucumber_9930_V3, whole genome shotgun sequence genome:
GGATATAAGAATGTCCTGCTGATGATTTTGGTGTAATGGGGCCAACCAGATCGAGTCCCCAAGCCTCAAAAGGCCAAGAAGCCACAGTTGGATGAAGAGGTTCTGGAGGTTGGTGTATGAAGTTTGCATGGTATTGACAAGGCTCACACTTCTTCACATAGTCTATTGAATCTTGGATCATCTTAGGCCAGTAGTAGCCCATTCTTCTTAGCTGGAATTGAAGCTTTGGTCCCGATTGATGTGCTCCACAAACACCTGCATGTACTTCCTTTAGAGCTTTTACCGAATCTTCCTTTCCGAGACATCGAAGGAAGAGCCCTTCAAGAGAACGGCGATATAAAGTTCCcttgtaataaatgaagtgtGCTGCCCTTCTtcgtatctcaattttatgacgAGAATCCTTTGGAAGCTTTCCATGTTCAAGATACTCTATGATGGGTTGAcgccaatcttcttcatcaatcaaataggaTGTTGCCATGTTCACTTCCTGACATTCAGGCCTAACTGGGGGTATAATCCATCGTTGACAAAGTGGTATGTTCAGAGTTACATCATCTGGCATGGTCAAGGCCGTGGCTAAATTTGCCAATGCATCcgctctcttattttctactctagggacatgttctaacatcacattatcaaacttttccatCAATTGTCGAGCATAAGCAAAATATGGCTTCAAGTCTTCATGTTTCACGTCATATTGAAGCGAGAGTtgattgattatcaattttgaatcaccATAGACCTCTATGAATGACACTCCgatttctaatgctatttGAAGGCCAATTATCAAAGCCTGATATTCAGCCACATTGTTTGAACACAATTCGGAAAGTGCAAAGCTATAAGGCAACATATGCTTCTCAGGAGAAATGAGGACAATGCCTGCCCCCGCACCACTTCTTCGAGCTGCACCATCGAAGTACATAGTCCAAGGTTCCATAACTTCTGTGAAGAAAACCTCATCGTCTGGTAGGTCATCACATAACTTCCAATCCGAAGGAATTGGGTGGTCTGCTAAAAAGTCTGCTAGCGCTTGTCCTTTTATCGCCTTTTGGGGAATATAGACAATGTCATATTGTTGGAGTAGAACCGCCCATTTGGCTAAGCGTCCAGCGATGATTGGCCTGGATAGAACATACTTTATAGGGTCTGCTTTTGCCACTAGATGAACCGTGAAGGCCTGCATATAATGCCTCAACTTATCAATGGCAAAGAAAAGTGCAAGACACATCTTTTCGATAGGAGAATAGTTAACTTCAGCCCCAATTAATGTTCTGCTTAGATAGTAGAGAGAACGCTCCTTTCCCTTTACCTCTTCTTGTGCCAGTAATGCTCCTAAGGACCTTTCTTGTGCAGCAATGTACAATATTAGTGGTTTGTCAGGTACTGGAGCTCCCAGCACTGGGGGAGTAAgcaagtatttctttatgctaTCAAAAGCGTTCTGACAAGCTTCATcccacacaaaattttctccttttctcatcaacttttgaaaaggttgacaCCGACCGGCCAAGTTAGAGATGAACCTTCGGATGTAAGCCAGTCGTCCTTGGAGACTTCTTAGGTCATgcaaacttttaggtcttgacATCTTCTGAATGGCATCAATCTTGGACTGGTCTATTTCGATCCCTCGATGCCTTACAATGAAGCCAAGAAATTTTCCTGAAGTTACACCAAACGCACACTTGAGAGGGTTCATCCTTAGCTGATATTTTCGCAAGCGATCAAACACGACTTTTAGATCCTTCAAATGGTCTTGTCGTCTCTTTGTTTTGACTACAAGATCATcaacataacattcaacatacctgtgcaacatatcatcaaacactttCTGCATGGCACGTTGATAAGTAGCGCCggcatttttcaatccaaagggCATCACCTTGTAACAGTATATTCCCTTTGGAGTTCTGAAAGctgtcatttcttcatctgAGAGGGCCATCcgtatttgattatatccaGACGACCCATCCATAAACGACAACGCCTCGTGTCCAGTAGTTGCATCAACCATGATTTCGGTGATGGGCAAGGGAAAATCATCTTTAGGGCATGCATTATTCAGATCGCGAAAGTCTACACAAACGCGaagttgtccatttttttttctaacagggACAATGTTTGCTATCCACGTTGGATATTTGACCTCGCGAATGAATCCTGCTTCGATCAACTTGTTGACTTCCACCTCGATTTGAGGGATAAGCTCCGGTCGAAAACGTCGTTGTGCTTGTTTAATCGGTCGATATCCGGGTTTAATTGCAAGATGATGGACTGCTACTTTTGGGTCAAGTCCTGGCATCTCCTTGTACGACCACGCAAAGATGTCCCTGTATTCGGTGAgcaaactcatatatttatcCACCTCTTCGTTAGAGAGGGACGCACTAATGAAAGTCGGACGTGGTTCCTCTATTGTACCAAGGTTCACCTCTTTTAGCTCGTCTACAGTAGATTGACCACCATCCTCTAAACTTTGTGGGGCATTTTCTGCGTCTTCTTCATGAGTTCCAGTCTCTGATTCCTCAATAATGGTGATGTGATGACATGAAGTTTCACATTCCCCTTGTTCCGACCCTTCTTTTTCAGGATTCGTTAGTATAACATCAtgtctttttacctttaacgAACCTTGACTTGTATTGAgagtaacaaaagtttttcttttcatgcgaGAAGGAACGTTGCTatgaatttctccattttcctttgtctCGCAAGGAAACTTCTTACTACGATAATTATCGACATCTGTATGCTTAATTCGACGCCAAACTTTCACACGAGACATtggttccttcttctttgtatctATGTTGGAATCAATGTTGTCGTGTGATCCTTTATCCCCGAGATGATTAAAAATCGGAGCACGGGGTGcttgtacatttttctttttagacacACCTAGCCTTTCAAAGGCTGATGGTCTTGTAGTTGTCAAGGCATGGCATGtgctttcttcctttatgGGAGTCGTAGTTAGCCTTCGAAAGACCGAATGTCTCTCAAGGTTTGGTACTGACTGGAGCCTTTCTCTTTCTGCCTCTGTCATGCTTAGCCTTTCAAATACTACGGGACGTGCAACAGATGGTCTAATTCGATCAAATACTGAGATTCTCTGATTATCACCTTCTTTTACGTCAGTATTGTCATCCTCCTCTATAGTTATATGATTGATGTCAaccactttttccttccccttTTTAGTTATACGGATCGGTTCTGGCGACTTGTATCCGAGTCCTTTTCTCGACACGGGTATAGAATGTCCTTCCCGTAGAAGCTTCTTTTGAGTTGAGGAGAGCTCAGGTCGGTCATGAATTTCCAAGCTTTTAAACTCGGTGTGAGCTGTGAAGTCATAACCTGCTTTCGCCATCAATTTGTAAGCCTTGGGGTCGAATCCGTCTTTCGTTCGCCTTTGGGGCAAGTTTGCTTCCACCAGATCTACCTTTACCTCCTGCTTCGCTATCTTAGTTAGTGGTGTagtgaagctttcttttatgatttcgaTGTCCcaactttcaaaccttttggaGACTCCATGAATGGTGATTCGCCTTTCTTGCGCCTTGACAGAGGGACATAACGCAAAACTGGTGTGTTTGCAGCATTTTCATCCTTCAAGATCATACCCTTTGTGCTGCTAGTGTATGCTTCACCCTTTCCAGAGTTAAAGGTTCTCGCactttcatgtggttctgTGGTTGCGAGTGATTTCAGTTGTGAattatcttctccttttgtaagaggggtttctgcaggcaaaacttctaaaatattattattctttgaataaaactttgcATCTGCGAAGTGAGACTCAGCTTCTGAGAATGGATTAGAGTCGGCTTCAACCTTCTTTACACCGtcctgataaaatttgaagcactGATGCAGTGTTGAAGTTACTACTCCGTTTCCATGAATCCAAGGACGCCCTAGTAACAACTTGTAAGTAGTCCTTGAGTCTATGACATGAAACAATGCACTGGCCTTTAGGTCGCCAATTATGAGTTCTAACCGTATCATGCCTATTGCTCTTTGGCTACCTTGGTTAAAACCTTGAATTACTAGCTTGCTATTTGAGAGCTCGTCCATCAAGATGCCTAATTGCCACATAGTCGACTTTGGCATTATGTTGACAGCTGAGCCATTATCAATGAGGATTCGATCGACTCTCTGTTCTCGAACGTATCCAGAAACATACAAAGGTCTATTATGAAGTTTAGATCCCAACAACAAATCCTCATCTGAGAAGTCTATAGACATACAATAAGAACcactctcatatgtcatagtcggagtactcgaacttgatgctCTTGAATTTAGCAATGCATCAATAAGGATGGTTTTGGTCTCTTGAGGAAGTGATAATAGATCCTCTACATTAAACCTTGAAAGGTCTTTTGATACTCCCTCTCCTTCTAGTGATCTTGGAgggattatttcttcctccgtTGTGTTGATAGCATGACACGCAACGACTTCTGGGTCTTCATCCTGATGATCACAAAGGAAGctttttggaaggaagtcTGCCAAGGTCACTAAGCGTTGAGGTCGAGAGAAATTCATGTCTTCATTATGTACGAGCTTAAGCTTatgagtcttcttctttttcttattcttttgagtcttatttcctcttctatagTTTTGGTAAGAGCGAGACTCTCTTTGGGTCGGGATCGACTGTCTTTTCTTTCGGTGGGTCACCACTATCCACccttcatcgtcttcttcaATTGGTCTTTTCTCTCCTTGAGGATCCTCGTATGAGATTTCCTGAAAGAATTGGACAACTATAGGCTCAAAGGTCCCGAACTGGACCAAGCTTTTCCTTTGCTCAAAAATCAATCTCGACGAAGAAGCCTCAGACATTATCGTCACTTCAGCGTGGTTTGTTTGAGCTACTTCCTCCAAATCTAGCTCAATCCTTTTCTCACGAGCCAACCTTAGAATTAGCTCCTTCAGCACGAAGCATTTCTCTACTGGATGACTGATGACCCGATGATACTTGCAGTAATTGGGATCATCTACCTTTCCTGCTTGCTCAGGTCGTTTACATTCTGGCAGCTGGATCAGCTGCTTCTCTAGTAGTTGCTCTAGCATGTCAGCGATATCTGAATCAGGAAATGGGTAAACTTTTTCCtgcctttcttttaaagtcaGACGTCGCCTTTCGCTTCCatcatccttcttttcaacCCTCGCTTCCTTTCCTTTGGAGAATTTCAGCGGGGTTGTGTTTACGACCATAGATTCTTTCGAGGTGCTTTTCACTATCTTTTCAgcacctttcatctctttcttatctttctttacttcaGGAACAAGAAAATCTTTAGTTCCTCTACTGGCGATGCTCAACTCCATATCATGAGCTCGAGTTGCCAGTTCTTCAAATGTGCGGGGCTTTATTCCCTGCAAAATGTAGAGGAGTCCCCAGTGCATGCCTTGGGTGCACATTTCTACAGCCGACAGTTCGGTGAGCCGATCTTTACAGTCAAGACTTAGAGCTCTCCATCTATTGATGTAGTCGATGACtggttctccctttctttgtttcgtaTTTGTAAGCTCCATCATGCTTACAGTACGCCTGGTGCTGTAGAAGCGATTGAGAAACTCCTTTTCTAGTTGTTCCCAACTCTCAATGCTTTCTGGCTCCAGATCAGTATAccattcaaaagcatttccTTTCAAGCTTCGAACAAATTGTCTGACTAGTTGATCTCCTCTTGATCCTGCATTCTCACATGTTTCGACGAAGTGAGCAACGTGCTGTTTTGGATTGCCCTTTCCGTCAAACTGCTGGAATTTTGGAGGCTGATATCCAAGCGGCATTCTCAAGTTGTCGATTCTTTTGGTGTATGGTTTAGAGTACATGAAAGAAGTCTGAGATGGGCCTCCATATTGTGCTCTGATGGAGTTTGTGATCATATCTTGTAATTGTTGAACCGAGAGAGAAGCCACAGaagttgattgttgttgtggCTGATTTTCTTGTACCACGTTCTTCCCTTTGTCATCAACTTTAACGACAGGAGTTTGACTCGATTCAGCAGTTTCACGAGTCTGCATCTGCTCCTTTAAAGCTGCAATTTCGTGGTCTCgttcatcaacaaccttcatcaggagattaatttttctctccatctccgCCATGGCAGTCTCGACTGCTACATCAGCCATCATGACGGACATCACATCTGGGTGTGCTTCTTTCAGTGACCTGCTAGAGGCAGaatcataatcattatatagaGGATTTTCCTTGATGACAATTCCAGCTTTAGGAGATTCCATCAATTGCTTCAGGATGCTCTGCGCGATGGCGGAACCTTGGTCTTGCCCTTGGATGATCCCCTTGGAACGACTACGGGTAATAGGTCCCGTGTAGGTGTCGCTTGCAGCTGAAGATTTGGATGCAGCTTTCTTTGATGCCATTGATTTGCTTGTAGATGTagatgatgagagagagatgagaggtagagATGATCCCACTGGGCGTGCCAatttgttcgcacgagatttccggagaaatttaattcgtggacttgaacttgggttgatgttgtatttttgttgatttgatgcgatgcggttcaatctctagaatttgatcctctgattctctctcaactgtatgtctacgcttgatttagaggaagcggagcacgtgatgttcttgaagtttgttgaacgtctacgcttgatttggagaaagcggagcacgtgatgttcttgaagtttgttgaacgtctacgcttgatttggagaagcggagcacgtgatgttcttgaagttggagtcttggaagaaagtttgtatcttcaaagcagcttcaatcttcgagggtggtcaacttcagaagttagggagtcttctaactcttggaagaattctctctggatcttctagagtcaaaattttccaacccctacaaatgaggagaattcccCTATTAtatagagttcactggtgggctttatgggtttgaacttggttggtccatggaccagacccatgggctcaaccatatggacttaggttatatttagtctttgggctcaattaagcttattttttggcttaattgaacttagtccaagtaaataatatttaattgaactaaaatgattgacttaatccaacgattaatatgaaaacatgtggcattcttagaatgaccaatttatttattttaactctttaatttggagcatgtgtcaattttaattagttccaaatttaattatttgtacttttcatcattaacttaataaatgatgtggcaacttgtgattggtctcaaaatttcttattcaacaactACCTCCCCCATTAATTTATTATGGTAATATGGAAACGCCCAATTCTACTCTAGATCAACAACTGAAGGACCGAGTTATTGTTTTGGGCATCTTGAAGGAACATCTCAGCATTGCacaaaaatagatgaaaaagGTATGCtgatttgaaaagaagagacGTAGAGTTTGGAGTGGGAGATCTGGTTTTTCTCAAACTCAGACCGTACAAACAGACTTctttaaggaagaaaaggaatgaaagttatctcctaaatattttgggccatataaaattattgagaaaatTAGGGCAGTGGCTTATAAACTGGAACTTCCATCCACGGCTACAATTCATCCTGTTTTTCATGTGTCACAATTGAAGAAGGGTTTAGGAGATTATATACAGGTGCATCAAATAGTGCCTTATTTAAATGACAAGCACGAATAGATGACATTACCAGAAGAAGTCTATGGTTATCAAAAGAATCCTAATACTAAGGACTGGGAAGTCTTGATTAGCTGGAAGGGGTTACCGCCACATGAAGCTACATGGGAAGTGTGCAGCGATTTTCAACAACAATTTCCTGATTTCCATCTTGAGGACAATGTGGATTTGGAGGAGGAGAGTAGAGTTAGACCACCATTgttatttacttataatagaagaaagaaaaataaaggacATGAGGAACTACCTacagttaatttaaaaaaagaaccacctatagttaaatttaaaaaatgacagtTATTTCAAAAAGGAAGTTAAATCAATGAGGGAGATGGGAAAGGACGGGCAGTTTTTGGAGTGAAAGAAAAGGTCTGCAATACTCCTTGAAAAACAGTGGAAGCAGAGGTTCACGATTTGgttattagtattttgtttgctttttagtattttgttttgtattttgttttgtttgttgtttggtATTTTGGGTTAGGAGGTTTActtgtttgatgtttgtgaattatCTGTAACATGACTCATTTTGTGAGGTTCACGGTTTGAttatgttgtaagttgtgtttgaattatcaatataatagaaacactacatcagtgttctatcagtGATGTAATGCTCAAACTTAAGACAATAAAGAAATTGcctaggtacaagggagaataaatagagtatacaatggaataaaaaaggaaaagatttaggaaaataaggaaaacattctcataatctttccataattattctaggattctaacaaggaaaatgcctaaaaaaaaaaggaaagaattccaacaatAATCAAGTCAACTTATCCTCTCTAATTACAACTTACAACTTCGGTTGATCATTGAAGTACAGCTCCCCTTTCTTCCCATGCTATGTTGAATACTATACAAGCACAAAGTTGAATACCATACAAGCCTGGTGGTTCGCAGAGCAGCTTGTGCGCTTATTGGCATCTATAAGAATGAACTATGGCCTCCACCAAATGGTACCATTGGCTTGAACTCTGCAGAAGCAACCAGCCATGGACAATGGCTGAACCTAATGCTCTGAAAAAATCACCAAAcagtaagaaaacaaaagaaagatcGTTAGTCATGCGCTTCTTAAACTACCAACCATAAAGTTTACCAACTTTTTCAACCTCAAACCACAAAGTTTACCAACTTAGTCAATTAATACTGATACGCTCATGTTGTCACTAGTTCAAATAGTGTACGTAATATGTTAGGAACTTGGAATATGAGAATGGGATTTTCTCCTATAACATTGATCAGCCAAATTTTTGCAATGCCTCTAACATTTCTTTctagttcttttttttgtagagCAGTTGAGTAAATATAAATTACTTAGTCTAAATTGCTCTAAGGTACAAGTCAAGCCATGGATCTTTTCCCATTCTGTTGAATTGGAAAGATCCAATCCCTTTAAATACGCAGCATCCAGTTTCTATTgtaattgtaaaatatatacgTACTGGAATACTTAGAAGCAACCCTTGATGATTGACTAGAACTGGAAGACTTCTTCTTGCAGCAACTGGAATCAATTTCAACAGCACCAATGCTTCTCTAGCTGATGATCTGGCAGAATTTAAACATCTATTTGTACTCTCCATGGTCTGCCCCTCCAAACTGGCTAAAGTATCTCTTGGGTTTTGACAATTCTTCACAGTGCAACTGCACTTGGACAACTTAGAAAGATAAAGCCAATCAGATTCGGTCATGTGCCGCACCTCTAACTCCATATCACAACCTAACAAACAGGACTTGCAAAATGCATTACAACCAGCTGCCTTAAAAGTAGAGttaacttcattttcatcttttatattCCAAGTGATAAAGAACCTGTTCATATAGTTACAGATTTGCCCTGGCTTAAGCAGGCCACTGGATGAAGTTCGCACAGATTGTGAACCATGTTTTGATTCATGTCCAGGAGTGACTTTTGGTTCTGCTTTGAAGAGTTTGGTCTCTTGCATCTGCAGTGAAACGATGATTCTATAGGTTGATTCACTGAGAATATTTAGCCTTTTTGCTTCATCTAGAACAGTTTCAGAGGTTGCATCCAAGAAGTGCACATCTGAAGCTTCAGGAATGAAGTGTTCTAAATATGACTTCCCATCATTGATGATTTGTTCTAACCCATCAGAAACATCGCGTCTCTCTTTCTTATAAGAGGGTGCATGGAAAACTTCTATTTTGGAAGGCAAAGGGCAATCCACAGAACAACAGACTATGCACCTGGTGCCCTTAGATCCAGGAGCTGGACAAATGTAGCAACCAGCTGCTGTCAGTGAAGTCTGCatggtttgttttttatataattaataagaaaacaaagaatagAGGAAATCAAGCCATgacaaaaagaatcaaatgaaGTACTTCATGAAGCAACAAAAAGAACAGCTTCCTATACACTTTCACCACTTGACTTTTAATGAAAACTGGAGGAAAAACGTTGCTGGTATATAACAGGTCAACTCCATTACTCTTAAGTCTGCAAGAGATTTACACTAGTTGCTTCTGAACTTTATGTGCATGccataaataagaataattactGAAACCATAAAATACAGAAGGGACATGGAGAGAAGAAACGGATTATTGGCGCAGCAGTTGACTCCCATGTTATTTCTGTGAACTTCAAGGATCAACGAAGCTACAGCAATGTTCCTCAATAAACAATACTGAAAGTTCAAATCGATGCACTTTTACCTAAATAGTTCATTTGAACACATTGCACATAGCCAACACAATTTGATTTCTTAACTCTAAGAAAATAGACAAACCAGAAGTTAAATGAAGCTGAACCCAGACTGTGCcaagaaaaaatcatttgtttagaaatcatgtaaaaaattagtgatataGAAGCAATGATGAGATATATTTCTTAAGAAAAGGGAGTTGACTAGTAAGACGAGCATATTGGAATAACACTCTTAAAATCAAATACGTTGGGAAAAAGTTATTCCATGCATCAGGTAAGGGTAAAGCAAGCCAACCAcctttataaatatgtaatttatgCTTAATgcactaataattaaaattttcaaatatattcatccaaatacaaatatggAAAGATGAAGTGTCTTAATAAAGAGATTGACTTGTATATTACCTTGCAAGGACCTGTTTGAATGTAGTCTAACACCAATTTTGCAGTGTTGCCTCTAACCGGTCTGTGCCTTTGAGAGATGAACTGAAAATTTTTTATGGACTCACAACAATGTTAATTGGCCAATTGCTTCAAAATATAACGGTTGTCATTATACTAATAATGTTTTACCTGCAAAACTAAGGTCACAAACTTTGCCAGGCAAACgtcttgaattttaaattgattgagaATCTCCAAATTAATAATGGCATATCCCACCTACAAGAAGGATCCAAATTCTCATCCATCAAAACttaataatgtttaattagaaaatggaGGGCCGAGAGGGAGAACTGCTGAAGagattcttaaaaaatgaatatgaaaacTGTAAGATCAATTAATACACACAGATGTAAAGAGTACCCACATCCGTTATGGTCAAAGTCCAATTTGCGAGGCTTAAACAAACTTGATCAATAAATAAGCGTGTTTTCCTACAGGCAGAAATAATGGCATGTAGCTCAGAGTTGAAAGTACCTGAAACTCAAAAAATGGCGAGATGAAATCATGAATCTCGTATATTGAGTAACCATCTATAGGAAAGAAAGCCAGTCCCCTGACTGTTATATTGGAACTTTAGCAAACCAGGCAAGGCACCAACAAGATCAATGGCGTTCTCTAAGCTGCTTATCTTAGTCACTAAACATCCTAAGATTCAAGACTTTTAGCTTCAGATTTTTGTGGGCCATGGTTTCtgggaaaacatttttttatagacTATTTATGCAAAAACTGTTATTCAGGCGTTGTGTCAGAAAAAAAGATGACAGTTTTTAACATGAGTTCAAAAGTGGAAGCAgttgttttaataaaaataaaaaataaaaataaaaggtggAAAATCATTGTGATGTTTTTTCTACCTCTAATTGGAGTTGAGTAACctaaatcttcttctttatgcatatatataaagatttcTGTACCATTGGAGAGCTTTTTCTAAGCCCTTTTAATTCACACTTAGAAGAATATTGATACATCAGTATagtagaaggaagaagaagaaggaagggaACCACAGCAGTTGCACGTGTGAAGAATAAGGAAGTTAGAATTCATTAGCTGTCATTTAGAATTCATTAGCTGTCATTTTGTAAATCagttagtataaataaagaattttgagggagagagaaagttagttagaaagttattttgagatattcTTGCAATTCCTTAAGAGATAGGAAGGCAGAATAGGGTTTGAACAGTTCCGAATTGAGGTATTCTCAATTCGGATTCCTTGTATTCTTTACCAGAACTTGAGTAATAagaatttctttatttgattcaattggAGTCcccatcaaattggtatcagagtaGTACGATTCTGGAAAAGAAGGAACATGGTGCAGACGCGTATGGAAGAGAAGGTGGAAGCGCACAATCAAGAAATGATAGCAATGAGGAAAGAAGTAAGCAAAATTCCTGCTATTGAGGAAAAACTAACGACGATCAGTGTACAGACTGAAAAGACTCATCAGATGTTGATAATGCTTATGGAATCC
This genomic interval carries:
- the LOC105435721 gene encoding uncharacterized protein LOC105435721, which translates into the protein MASKKAASKSSAASDTYTGPITRSRSKGIIQGQDQGSAIAQSILKQLMESPKAGIVIKENPLYNDYDSASSRSLKEAHPDVMSVMMADVAVETAMAEMERKINLLMKVVDERDHEIAALKEQMQTRETAESSQTPVVKVDDKGKNVVQENQPQQQSTSVASLSVQQLQDMITNSIRAQYGGPSQTSFMYSKPYTKRIDNLRMPLGYQPPKFQQFDGKGNPKQHVAHFVETCENAGSRGDQLVRQFVRSLKGNAFEWYTDLEPESIESWEQLEKEFLNRFYSTRRTVSMMELTNTKQRKGEPVIDYINRWRALSLDCKDRLTELSAVEMCTQGMHWGLLYILQGIKPRTFEELATRAHDMELSIASRGTKDFLVPEVKKDKKEMKGAEKIVKSTSKESMVVNTTPLKFSKGKEARVEKKDDGSERRRLTLKERQEKVYPFPDSDIADMLEQLLEKQLIQLPECKRPEQAGKVDDPNYCKYHRVISHPVEKCFVLKELILRLAREKRIELDLEEVAQTNHAEVTIMSEASSSRLIFEQRKSLVQFGTFEPIVVQFFQEISYEDPQGEKRPIEEDDEGWIVDEDPEVVACHAINTTEEEIIPPRSLEGEGVSKDLSRFNVEDLLSLPQETKTILIDALLNSRASSSSTPTMTYESGSYCMSIDFSDEDLLLGSKLHNRPLYVSGYVREQRVDRILIDNGSAVNIMPKSTMWQLGILMDELSNSKLVIQGFNQGSQRAIGMIRLELIIGDLKASALFHVIDSRTTYKLLLGRPWIHGNGVVTSTLHQCFKFYQDGVKKVEADSNPFSEAESHFADANFALCPSVKAQERRITIHGVSKRFESWDIEIIKESFTTPLTKIAKQEVKVDLVEANLPQRRTKDGFDPKAYKLMAKAGYDFTAHTEFKSLEIHDRPELSSTQKKLLREGHSIPVSRKGLGYKSPEPIRITKKGKEKVVDINHITIEEDDNTDVKEGDNQRISVFDRIRPSVARPVVFERLSMTEAERERLQSVPNLERHSVFRRLTTTPIKEESTCHALTTTRPSAFERLGVSKKKNVQAPRAPIFNHLGDKGSHDNIDSNIDTKKKEPMSRVKVWRRIKHTDVDNYRSKKFPCETKENGEIHSNVPSRMKRKTFVTLNTSQGSLKVKRHDVILTNPEKEGSEQGECETSCHHITIIEESETGTHEEDAENAPQSLEDGGQSTVDELKEVNLGTIEEPRPTFISASLSNEEVDKYMSLLTEYRDIFAWSYKEMPGLDPKVAVHHLAIKPGYRPIKQAQRRFRPELIPQIEVEVNKLIEAGFIREVKYPTWIANIVPVRKKNGQLRVCVDFRDLNNACPKDDFPLPITEIMVDATTGHEALSFMDGSSGYNQIRMALSDEEMTAFRTPKGIYCYKVMPFGLKNAGATYQRAMQKVFDDMLHRYVECYVDDLVVKTKRRQDHLKDLKVVFDRLRKYQLRMNPLKCAFGVTSGKFLGFIVRHRGIEIDQSKIDAIQKMSRPKSLHDLRSLQGRLAYIRRFISNLAGRCQPFQKLMRKGENFVWDEACQNAFDSIKKYLLTPPVLGAPVPDKPLILYIAAQERSLGALLAQEEVKGKERSLYYLSRTLIGAEVNYSPIEKMCLALFFAIDKLRHYMQAFTVHLVAKADPIKYVLSRPIIAGRLAKWAVLLQQYDIVYIPQKAIKGQALADFLADHPIPSDWKLCDDLPDDEVFFTEVMEPWTMYFDGAARRSGAGAGIVLISPEKHMLPYSFALSELCSNNVAEYQALIIGLQIALEIGVSFIEVYGDSKLIINQLSLQYDVKHEDLKPYFAYARQLMEKFDNVMLEHVPRVENKRADALANLATALTMPDDVTLNIPLCQRWIIPPVRPECQEVNMATSYLIDEEDWRQPIIEYLEHGKLPKDSRHKIEIRRRAAHFIYYKGTLYRRSLEGLFLRCLGKEDSVKALKEVHAGVCGAHQSGPKLQFQLRRMGYYWPKMIQDSIDYVKKCEPCQYHANFIHQPPEPLHPTVASWPFEAWGLDLVGPITPKSSAGHSYILAATDYFSRWAEAISLREAKKENVADFIRTHIIYRYGIPHRIVTDNGKQFSNSMMDKLCEKFKFKQYKSSMYNAAANGLAEAFNKTLCNLLKKIVSKSKRDWQEKIGEALWAYRTTHRTPTGVTPYSLVYGVEAVLPLEREIPSLRMAVQEGLTTEDNVKLRLQELEALDEKRLEAQQALECYQARMSKAFDKHVKPRSFQVGDLVLAVRRPIITTRHTGNKFTPKWDGPYIVKEVYTNGAYKIVDQDGLRIGPINGKFLKKFYA